Sequence from the Fragaria vesca subsp. vesca linkage group LG4, FraVesHawaii_1.0, whole genome shotgun sequence genome:
NNNNNNNNNNNNNNNNNNNNNNNNNNNNNNNNNNNNNNNNNNNNNNNNNNNNNNNNNNNNNNNNNNNNNNNNNNNNNNNNNNNNNNNNNNNNNNNNNNNNNNNNNNNNNNNNNNNNNNNNNNNNNNNNNNNNNNNNNNNNNNNNNNNNNNNNNNNNNNNNNNNNNNNNNNNNNNNNNNNNNNNNNNNNNNNNNNNNNNNNNNNNNNNNNNNNNNNNNNNNNNNNNNNNNNNNNNNNNNNNNNNNNNNNNNNNNNNNNNNNNNNNNNNNNNNNNNNNNNNNNNNNNNNNNNNNNNNNNNNNNNNNNNNNNNNNNNNNNNNNNNNNNNNNNNNNNNNNNNNNNNNNNNNNNNNNNNNNNNNNNNNNNNNNNNNNNNNNNNNNNNNNNNNNNNNNNNNNNNNNNNNNNNNNNNNNNNNNNNNNNNNNNNNNNNNNNNNNNNNNNNNNNNNNNNNNNNNNNNNNNNNNNNNNNNNNNNNNNNNNNNNNNNNNNNNNNNNNNNNNNNNNNNNNNNNNNNNNNNNNNNNNNNNNNNNNNNNNNNNNNNNNNNNNNNNNNNNNNNNNNNNNNNNNNNNNNNNNNNNNNNNNNNNNNNNNNNNNNNNNNNNNNNNNNNNNNNNNNNNNNNNNNNNNNNNNNNNNNNNNNNNNNNNNNNNNNNNNNNNNNNNNNNNNNNNNNNNNNNNNNNNNNNNNNNNNNNNNNNNNNNNNNNNNNNNNNNNNNNNNNNNNNNNNNNNNNNNNNNNNNNNNNNNNNNNNNNNNNNNNNNNNNNNNNNNNNNNNNNNNNNNNNNNNNNNNNNNNNNNNNNNNNNNNNNNNNNNNNNNNNNNNNNNNNNNNNNNNNNNNNNNNNNNNNNNNNNNNNNNNNNNNNNNNNNNNNNNNNNNNNNNNNNNNNNNNNNNNNNNNNNNNNNNNNNNNNNNNNNNNNNNNNNNNNNNNNNNNNNNNNNNNNNNNNNNNNNNNNNNNNNNNNNNNNNNNNNNNNNNNNNNNNNNNNNNNNNNNNNNNNNNNNNNNNNNNNNNNNNNNNNNNNNNNNNNNNNNNNNNNNNNNNNNNNNNNNNNNNNNNNNNNNNNNNNNNNNNNNNNNNNNNNNNNNNNNNNNNNNNNNNNNNNNNNNNNNNNNNNNNNNNNNNNNNNNNNNNNNNNNNNNNNNNNNNNNNNNNNNNNNNNNNNNNNNNNNNNNNNNNNNNNNNNNNNNNNNNNNNNNNNNNNNNNNNNNNNNNNNNNNNNNNNNNNNNNNNNNNNNNNNNNNNNNNNNNNNNNNNNNNNNNNNNNNNNNNNNNNNNNNNNNNNNNNNNNNNNNNNNNNNNNNNNNNNNNNNNNNNNNNNNNNNNNNNNNNNNNNNNNNNNNNNNNNNNNNNNNNNNNNNNNNNNNNNNNNNNNNNNNNNNNNNNNNNNNNNNNNNNNNNNNNNNNNNNNNNNNNNNNNNNNNNNNNNNNNNNNNNNNNNNNNNNNNNNNNNNNNNNNNNNNNNNNNNNNNNNNNNNNNNNNNNNNNNNNNNNNNNNNNNNNNNNNNNNNNNNNNNNNNNNNNNNNNNNNNNNNNNNNNNNNNNNNNNNNNNNNNNNNNNNNNNNNNNNNNNNNNNNNNNNNNNNNNNNNNNNNNNNNNNNNNNNNNNNNNNNNNNNNNNNNNNNNNNNNNNNNNNNNNNNNNNNNNNNNNNNNNNNNNNNNNNNNNNNNNNNNNNNNNNNNNNNNNNNNNNNNNNNNNNNNNNNNNNNNNNNNNNNNNNNNNNNNNNNNNNNNNNNNNNNNNNNNNNNNNNNNNNNNNNNNNNNNNNNNNNNNNNNNNNNNNNNNNNNNNNNNNNNNNNNNNNNNNNNNNNNNNNNNNNNNNNNNNNNNNNNNNNNNNNNNNNNNNNNNNNNNNNNNNNNNNNNNNNNNNNNNNNNNNNNNNNNNNNNNNNNNNNNNNNNNNNNNNNNNNNNNNNNNNNNNNNNNNNNNNNNNNNNNNNNNNNNNNNNNNNNNNNNNNNNNNNNNNNNNNNNNNNNNNNNNNNNNNNNNNNNNNNNNNNNNNNNNNNNNNNNNNNNNNNNNNNNNNNNNNNNNNNNNNNNNNNNNNNNNNNNNNNNNNNNNNNNNNNNNNNNNNNNNNNNNNNNNNNNNNNNNNNNNNNNNNNNNNNNNNNNNNNNNNNNNNNNNNNNNNNNNNNNNNNNNNNNNNNNNNNNNNNNNNNNNNNNNNNNNNNNNNNNNNNNNNNNNNNNNNNNNNNNNNNNNNNNNNNNNNNNNNNNNNNNNNNNNNNNNNNNNNNNNNNNNNNNNNNNNNNNNNNNNNNNNNNNNNNNNNNNNNNNNNNNNNNNNNNNNNNNNNNNNNNNNNNNNNNNNNNNNNNNNNNNNNNNNNNNNNNNNNNNNNNNNNNNNNNNNNNNNNNNNNNNNNNNNNNNNNNNNNNNNNNNNNNNNNNNNNNNNNNNNNNNNNNNNNNNNNNNNNNNNNNNNNNNNNNNNNNNNNNNNNNNNNNNNNNNNNNNNNNNNNNNNNNNNNNNNNNNNNNNNNNNNNNNNNNNNNNNNNNNNNNNNNNNNNNNNNNNNNNNNNNNNNNNNNNNNNNNNNNNNNNNNNNNNNNNNNNNNNNNNNNNNNNNNNNNNNNNNNNNNNNNNNNNNNNNNNNNNNNNNNNNNNNNNNNNNNNNNNNNNNNNNNNNNNNNNNNNNNNNNNNNNNNNNNNNNNNNNNNNNNNNNNNNNNNNNNNNNNNNNNNNNNNNNNNNNNNNNNNNNNNNNNNNNNNNNNNNNNNNNNNNNNNNNNNNNNNNNNNNNNNNNNNNNNNNNNNNNNNNNNNNNNNNNNNNNNNNNNNNNNNNNNNNNNNNNNNNNNNNNNNNNNNNNNNNNNNNNNNNNNNNNNNNNNNNNNNNNNNNNNNNNNNNNNNNNNNNNNNNNNNNNNNNNNNNNNNNNNNNNNNNNNNNNNNNNNNNNNNNNNNNNNNNNNNNNNNNNNNNNNNNNNNNNNNNNNNNNNNNNNNNNNNNNNNNNNNNNNNNNNNNNNNNNNNNNNNNNNNNNNNNNNNNNNNNNNNNNNNNNNNNNNNNNNNNNNNNNNNNNNNNNNNNNNNNNNNNNNNNNNNNNNNNNNNNNNNNNNNNNNNNNNNNNNNNNNNNNNNNNNNNNNNNNNNNNNNNNNNNNNNNNNNNNNNNNNNNNNNNNNNNNNNNNNNNNNNNNNNNNNNNNNNNNNNNNNNNNNNNNNNNNNNNNNNNNNNNNNNNNNNNNNNNNNNNNNNNNNNNNNNNNNNNNNNNNNNNNNNNNNNNNNNNNNNNNNNNNNNNNNNNNNNNNNNNNNNNNNNNNNNNNNNNNNNNNNNNNNNNNNNNNNNNNNNNNNNNNNNNNNNNNNNNNNNNNNNNNNNNNNNNNNNNNNNNNNNNNNNNNNNNNNNNNNNNNNNNNNNNNNNNNNNNNNNNNNNNNNNNNNNNNNNNNNNNNNNNNNNNGAGAGAGAGAGAGAGAGAGAAACTAACCCCGTTAGTAAGAGAGTGAGAGTTAGTTTGAGATTTAAATTGGATGACCAGTCAAACAGGTAGCAGGTCATCATTAATCTAGTTGGACCAATCATAAGCAACCATGTGGTTAAGGTATCTATACCTTAAGGCACACAAGTATTTGCCTTGTTCATTTGGTCAAATGCCTATTTATTTAGGTAGCTATAACTTGTTGAGTGACGGCCGAGATGAAGCCATGGGATTTGTACGGCTCAAATTGCATTTAAACAATTCCTTTTTTATTTTTGGTTATTTCCTACAATTTCTAGGGAATCATAAAAATTAGCTCGGATAGCCGTAAAATCTCCAAAAGTACCCACAAACTCGTCTTGTCGTGTACTTTATTATCCAACTCTTAAATCATGATCTTGACCTAGTAAAAATTTCTGAAATCTCCTCAAGCACATTTTAATACCATCGAGGTTGAAACTATTTACCGAAAGACCTCAAATTAAGCTGGTCAAATTTTCCGGGTGTTACAACGTGGTACAAGTTTTACCCAAAATACGGTATACCGTGTACCAACCGATTTATATAAATATATATAATAAATATATATAATAAAAAATAATACTCACACCAGCCTTCTTCCAAAAAAAAAAAAAACAAAGGAATAAGTACATATTGTTGCTAAATTTGAACTATACTTATCCAAATGAAAATTAAAATCAGAAACCAAAATACATTTATTAAACTTTTGCTCCCACTAGATTCAAAAATTAAAATCTGATATAAATCCCATGTCTTCAAACTGATAGTGCCTTGGTAAAAGGATCGGCAAGTTGTTCTTTTGTATCAATAACAACTATGTCAACCTCACCATTCTTCACTCTCTTTCTCACACTGTAATACTTCAAGTCTGTATGTTTGGAGTTATTAGATCTCTTGCTATTTCTACTAAAGAAGACAACAACTTCATTGTCACAATGAACCTTCAACTTTCCACTCACAATGTTACTCAGCACTTTGGTTTCCAAGAAAAAAAATCCTGATCTATAGACCCTCACATACAACCTCATATACAATTATATTAGTTCTGCTTGCATGGTGGATGTGGCTATCAGAGATTGTTTCATTGTTTTTCAAACCACAACACCACCTGCCAACATGTATACATAGCCACAAGTAGATTTCATTGATGCAGGGTAGTTGCCTGCAAAGTTTGAATCTGTATAACCTACCAGTTTAAGGTTTTTACCACGCTTATACACAAGCATAAAACTCTAATCCTCTGTAGGTATCTCAATACCTTTTTACCAGCTACCTAATGTTTATGTCTAAGATCAGATTGAAACTTGGTTAACATTCCATAGCAAAGGATAAATCTGGCTTAGTACACACTTGTGCATACATAAGCAGGCTGCCTACCAAGCTAGCATATGGTATAGATTTCATTGCCTTTTCTCAATGCTAGTTTTAGGACACTGATCCTTGTTAAGTTTATCTCTTTAGATTTTAGAACCTCTCCATGACCACAACTAGAAGAATTTTTGAAATGTAAGCTTGCCGAGATAATCCCAACATGCCTTGTGATCTATTTCTCTTAATCTCAATTCCCAATACATAAGAAGTTTCTCCCATATCTTTCATATCAAAATTCTTAATGAGCAACCAATTGTAAAACTTAACGAGCAACCAAGATCATTTCACAAGCATATAAACATAACAAAATGATCAATACAATAATGAAACATGAAACAAGAACTCACCATCTTTATCAGTTCTAGGAATGTACTCACCATTCTGATCCATCCTAGCCATAGCGCTTGAGCAGCAAAAACACAGCAATAAGATTGAGCAGTCTTTGCAATCCCAATGCCTTAGCACTTTGCTGCAACACACTTTGAGTCTTTTATTCTACTCAGATCTCAACTTCTTTCTATGGGATAGAACTATATGTTTCTTACTAAGTGAATAGGGACTCTAAAGCACATGTTATATAAAGCTAGATAAGCCTTTCCCATAAGAGAGTGATTCTAGCTGGATACTCGATTTTAAGAGTTTGGTGTTTATCATATCACAATCAACGTAAATAGATTTCTAATCATATGAGTGATATACTCTCATCTAATAACAAGAAATATTCTCTTAATAAATTTCCTATCAAACAAAAATTGATCTTCCAATTGTTTCTTAACATAGATTCTATTAGGTCCAAACATATTTTACATCTTTTACTTGTTAACTTAATTAGTATTCTAATATGTAATGAGCCTGGCAGACTGGAAGTATAGGAGAAAGGAGAGACATTATAAACGTAAGACATCCAATTCAATCTAGGAGAAGCATCAAAGTCTGCAGAATCACAACCATTGAGGTCTCCTGGTCAAACCAAGAGAAGCAAAGTCCAAGGGGGAGAACTGCAGAATTGACTGTAGTAAAACTGATCTCAATCACCTCAGGTAAATGCATTTCATACATATCATATCATTGAACTGAATAATTGAGAAAGATTGGTTCTTATTAATAACTGATTTGCTAAATCTCTTTTAAATTATTTAGGAAATCCTCTTATGGATATTTGATATGAAAACGATTTGAAAAATCCTATCTTTTCTAGCTGATTCTGTTTTCAATTAAGTTTTCTTGTGTATCTCAATTAGTGATCAGGGGAGATCTTATTGAGGGGAGATTTATCTCTCTATATAGATGCATCGAAATCATTCTCATTAGCACTGAGTTTTCGCACTATAACCTATTTGCTAAGTTTGCTGCATAAATCTGCAAGTTTTTTAGAAAAACTCATTGTCATACTTATGCTCATATTCATTGCATCTGTTATCATCTGTGTGATTGATCGAGATCAGTGACCTAAAAAGCAACTTGAAGGCATGTTCAGATCCTTCTTGCGTTTGAAATTGAATTGAACTGAACTGGTATATGATCATCAATTGTAATATCAATCAAGTTGGTTTGGAATACTTGTACAGTGATTGTGTTTAACATCACTACTTAACTAAACTGTACATCTACATGAGTTTAATTGATCTGTTCTAGTGTAGACTACTTTAAAAGTCTCGCAGTGACGTTTTCTCGAAGGAGGTTAATTTACACTGTTGTTAATAAATTCTTAATAAATTATGTACTCAGGATTGAAGTATTTATTTCAATCCTTCATAACATTGTTCCATGTTATATTTTCAGACATAAACTAAGAAGCTTTAAAAGAGAAGCTTAGGGTTTCCTCTCGAGCTCGCAGACAGGTACCTATATATCAACTGTTCTGTATGTCTTTTACTTGCTAGCTTAATTAGTATTCCAATATGTTGGATTAGAACTCTTGAACGGCGAAACTACTAGTCACACACGAGACCAGAATTAGTACGTTAATTGAAAGGCCAATTTTGATCTTTTAGTCTAGGAGTAAACGTACAGCAAGTTTAATTAATTTTTTTTTTTTTTCTTCAATGAAATGCTGAGTTTTTCCTTCAACAAAATGCTGAAAGCCTCTTTGGCAAATGCAATCATCACTCTTTGCTAAAACCTATGGGTTGCCACACAATAAAATCAAGATCCTGTCTGAAATGATAATCACACATACGAAGCAGCTAGCATCCCACATGATGTCGACCTTGACATCTTTCCAAACGTGACAATGGCTGTGCATAATGCGCACCGATTCATTACAATAAGGACAACACTAGCTTGGCAGATTGTCATCAAAGAAAACGAAACCAGTCCATAAGACCATGACTATTAACAAAGACGCTGGTTCTCTTTGGGGAGAAGACAAATGAGAAAATTACAAAACCATTATATATAACATATTTGTGAGCCACGTATCTGGAATTATTACATCATGCATGATATATAACTTTTTGTCCTAACTTGTGTTTTCTGTTTATATCTTTATATATATGAGACTGACGAGTTATGCTCTTGGATAGTGCCGATGAATTTAAAACCAGAGATGCAATCTGGGACAATGAAAACAATGGCCGAGGAGAATGTAGAGAATGATTACATTATGAAGACCAACAAGGAAAAGAAGCTTGGAGGCATCAAAACATTGCCATTCATCCTTGGTATGTATACGTAATCTGTAGTTAATTAATCTTCTTAATTATTTGTTTAAATCCATTTGCTTCTGTACTTGGTATATAAATCCAGATTATATTAGTCTAGCTATTTAGTATTTACTTAATTAAATGATAAACATATCATATATTTATATTGCATTATGGAGCATCGTTGAGATAGCTAGTCTTTCAGAATAACTATGAGGAACTGAGGAAGAGATTTCAATCTGTTTTGTTCTCTGAGTTACTATTATCACTTATTCACGTATGCATGGTTTTGTTTTGCAGCAAATGAGATGTGTGATAGATTTGCTACTAGCGGCTTCCATTCCAACATGATAACATATCTGACAGATGAGCTGAACTTGCCACTAGTGAAGGCCTCTAACACCCTCGCCAACTTCTCTGGAACGGCCAGCCTCACGCCACTCCTCGGCGCTTTGGTTGCCGACTCCTTCGCCGGCCGATTTTGGACGATCACCATCGCCTCCGTTATCTATGAACTGGTCTCTTTCTCTAACCCAACTTTGTTTTTTCAAGATCTAACAAGGCTGATTAATCAATGTACTTACATTTTGTCATGTATTTGTAATCACGAGGTTGAGTTTAGACAGGGTTTGTTGTTTTTTTGTGGACTTTCTTCCCGGTTTGTCGATCAGTCATTGGAATAGTTCTCAATTTAATTATATATAAAAAGCCTTTCTAAGAAAAATGATTTTTGCTAAAATGAAAAGTAATATTAAAAACTAATTTGTGTTCTTTTTTTTTATAGAGGACGAAAATAGCTTGGTACAATTCTTATCCTTAACTTGGTAATTAACCGGAAATGAATGTGCTCTTGTACCAATCTGAATCTGCTAGCTTAATTTATAATGCTTCATGTTCTTGTATCAATCGAAAGATATATATAATGCATATTTTTTCATTCAATTGAAAAACTAGAACCCATAAAGGTGCATTCTAAACGTACAACTAGAAAATTAGGAACTTTAGTCCAGAATATCCCCATTGTCAATTTGGTCATTCACTACTCATTTGATTACCATTTGAATGTCAGCTCCAAAACTGCATGTGTCTGCAAACCATACATGAATGAGAATCAATTTCTGATTTGGATAAAAAGGAATTTATGGTCACTGTTAATCATTAATAATATTACATGGGATCACTAGAAAAAGAAAAGGTAGCTACGGAAAGATCCATTTTTCATGTCCGTAAGTGATCGAGTATGTTCAAATGACCACTTACATTTGTTATCTTATACGTAATAGGGATTGATCATCATCACAATATCAGCAGTTTTTCCGGCATTTCGGCCTCCACCATGCCCAACACAAGAAAACTGCACAGAAGCATCGGGTTCACAGCTATGGATCTTCTACTTCTCTCTTCTCCTCACCTCTCTGGGTTCCGGTGGCATCCGGCCTTGCGTGGTGACCTTTGCCGCGGACCAACTAAATTACAAAACCAAGGTCAATACCAAATCAGTAATCAACATTCAGAAGTGGAACTTCTTCAATTGGTACTACTTCTGTATGATATTTGCATCAGTTGCTGCCTTAACTGTCGTGGTTTACGTTCAAGATCATGTGGGATGGGGATGGGGTCTTGGCATACCCACTCTGGCCATGGCTGTATCAGTTGTGGCTTTCGTCATTGGTTCTCCACTTTACAAGAAGCTCAAACCGGGTGGTAGTCCATTGGTTAGACTTGCTCAAGTAATTGTTGCTGCTTTTCACAAGAGGAATGCACTGTTGCCCCATGACCCTAAGCTCTTGTATGAAAATCCACAGCTCGATGCTGATATTTCCGTACATGGAAAACTTTTGCATACCAATCAACTCAGGTAAATATTAACTAATTGGCTACGTATCATTCAGTTAAAAGATGAAATATGGTTCTTGATTACTTACGTACCTCTGTGTTGATTTGAAGGTGGTTTGATAGAGCCGCAATTGTGCTAGCTACGGAAAATATTGAGCCAAAAGAAGAAAACGAAGAAGTTGGTTCAGCACACCTTAACCAGTGGAGGCTTTCAACTGTCCATCGTGTAGAAGAGCTCAAATCCATGGTCAGACTGCTTCCCATTTGGGCTGCAGCCATCCTACTCGTGGCCTCATCTTCTCATACACAGAGCTTCACCATCCAACAAGCCCGAAGCATGGACCGGCATATCTCCAACTCCTTTGAAATTGAACCTGCAAGTTTGCAAATCTTCGGCTTCCTAACTACACTCCTCGCCCTCCCCCTCTATGAACGCC
This genomic interval carries:
- the LOC101301675 gene encoding probable nitrite transporter At1g68570-like; this encodes MAEENVENDYIMKTNKEKKLGGIKTLPFILANEMCDRFATSGFHSNMITYLTDELNLPLVKASNTLANFSGTASLTPLLGALVADSFAGRFWTITIASVIYELGLIIITISAVFPAFRPPPCPTQENCTEASGSQLWIFYFSLLLTSLGSGGIRPCVVTFAADQLNYKTKVNTKSVINIQKWNFFNWYYFCMIFASVAALTVVVYVQDHVGWGWGLGIPTLAMAVSVVAFVIGSPLYKKLKPGGSPLVRLAQVIVAAFHKRNALLPHDPKLLYENPQLDADISVHGKLLHTNQLRWFDRAAIVLATENIEPKEENEEVGSAHLNQWRLSTVHRVEELKSMVRLLPIWAAAILLVASSSHTQSFTIQQARSMDRHISNSFEIEPASLQIFGFLTTLLALPLYERLFVPFARRFTGNPTGITCLQRMGVGFAINILSSLVASFVEIKRKSVAFHHNLLDNPKAVIPISVFWLVPQGCLHGLGEVFMHVGHLEFLYDQSPESMRSTAAALYWVAIAIGSYIGTVIVTLVHKYSGNSTRNWLPDRNLNRGRLEYYYWLSGGIQVVNLIYYVVCARYYTSKPLEEVSDPREEEEVKLAKVKSPSSQMLDA